From a single Drosophila sulfurigaster albostrigata strain 15112-1811.04 chromosome 3, ASM2355843v2, whole genome shotgun sequence genomic region:
- the LOC133844316 gene encoding golgin subfamily A member 6-like protein 2, whose amino-acid sequence MRSLSLLLLSASCALILSLAYAHPPEGVWKKKLTWKEDWVQVWKTIKKEAWETKWKKVSVPIWKEVQVPVWKEEQVPDWKIVKKPKIEEREVPAWKDIKVPEWKKVTKPIWVPTKVAVWKEIKVPVWKEIQVPFWKEIQVPVWKEVQVADWKQMFEPQWVKMGIPGEKFLGKDHEGWEYTSHDLWRKKLIWKPVWKKVWRTEKKQEWKTDKVQEWKTEKVQEWKTEKVQEWKQDKKLEWKDEWVQVWKNSKKQIWIKEKRETWVEEKVQIWRTEKKQVWATEKKQAWKDEWKSVQVPVWKEVKVQEWKKVWKPVWEKVWVPISHGHGHGWD is encoded by the exons ATGAGATCCCTCAGTTTATTG CTACTCAGCGCCAGCTGCGCGCTAATCCTTAGCTTAGCCTACGCACATCCACCGGAAGGTGTGTGGAAGAAGAAGCTAACCTGGAAGGAGGATTGGGTGCAGGTCTGGAAAACGATTAAAAAGGAGGCATGGgaaacgaaatggaaaaagGTTTCCGTGCCAATATGGAAGGAAGTTCAGGTGCCAGTCTGGAAGGAGGAACAAGTGCCCGACTGGAAGATCGTGAAGAAGCCGAAGATTGAGGAACGTGAAGTGCCCGCCTGGAAGGACATCAAAGTCCCCGAATGGAAGAAGGTAACGAAACCCATTTGGGTGCCCACCAAGGTGGCCGTCTGGAAGGAGATCAAGGTGCCCGTGTGGAAGGAGATTCAAGTGCCCTTCTGGAAGGAAATCCAAGTGCCAGTGTGGAAGGAAGTCCAAGTCGCTGACTGGAAGCAAATGTTTGAGCCACAATGG GTGAAAATGGGCATTCCCGGCGAAAAGTTCTTGGGCAAGGATCACGAGGGTTGGGAGTACACCAGTCACGATCTGTGGCGCAAGAAACTGATCTGGAAGCCCGTGTGGAAGAAGGTCTGGCGCACCGAGAAGAAGCAGGAATGGAAGACCGACAAGGTGCAGGAATGGAAGACCGAAAAGGTGCAAGAGTGGAAGACGGAAAAGGTGCAGGAATGGAAGCAGGACAAGAAGCTGGAATGGAAGGACGAATGGGTGCAGGTGTGGAAGAATTCGAAGAAGCAAATCTGGATCAAGGAGAAGCGCGAAACGTGGGTCGAAGAGAAGGTACAAATCTGGCGCACCGAAAAGAAACAAGTCTGGGCCACCGAGAAGAAGCAGGCGTGGAAGGACGAATGGAAATCCGTGCAGGTGCCCGTCTGGAAGGAGGTTAAGGTACAGGAATGGAAGAAGGTGTGGAAGCCAGTGTGGGAAAAGGTCTGGGTGCCAATTAGCCATGGCCATGGACACGGTTGGGATTAA
- the LOC133842522 gene encoding uncharacterized protein LOC133842522 isoform X2, translating to MWQRKPQKLTHKNKQSSRSSSNDNDENNKNNNNSKMPSYQRHIWHFSAATVLSISLLLLLHVHTAVAQHDDISQISPKSSSHNSSPRLSIESTMTESNTIPEKAQSLAHEDNETRARVERSASPILHEQHYSGRNDVSYGQESDKDVSAGRYFHYNIKPTGTYDNQEQQQQPERTQRIRAGKTLAAANGSSTGNTGNLETSSTEQPFLVQGDLRPPTSGSPINPNLSLSPSSTATSTAVAAASATQAPHSARQNGNPDIQDIITGIVKLLNGNVNVHANTQGVVRRPSASRINNRGPPRIADVQPLPVDYEAQKPGTSMRPPPFPFDRPERPFITGVPIPEQIVPVRPGFVSNRPPWYRNKPRPPITTSVNGSRRPLPQYQPQPAPQLPPQRAPEQTPAQSEDVKQPEQQAPETAGDALDAVQPTDTTYDSEFSNEDANAQYIEVSDQDTEGGGEVEDELQPPPEPAPTAPPKKKNKHEKKKPQAESHVGYTTIVETSSEVNTVMNMPSSYVAMPMESISHELDPSTEEVIFMTANRTPGLEATPSTTTASTTSSILTLPLSELPDVAAIAPTSNLPMITSTTSTSSTTTTTTTTTSSTTSTTTSSTTSTTSTEKAPTTPNPSAPPASYHPRPGIVLDDPEFKPGGRPRPAQRPPPPQQPIQPTRQHLPPGYGEIFDVTLSAIQGPGPKGSGSQQTINIKPYGSYGAGAGGAAQADIIVSASGDEGFVSIDGKRTYINLFGDPTDPPAGATTPATRLPQLPGQAAAGNGIGNGGSSGSSGGTAPNHGVTQSSSGYVVPETEVVELQPQSGGNQAQSKPATAATTNAGPTRPHYRQRPTQPPVRIDTCIVGDDSTCDQAQHERCKTDNGVSSCHCRPGYSRRKHREPCRRVISFHLGMRVDRIYEHRIVWDNKLMDRNSEPYGQLSYESVRALDSAMSMTPYSDEFMEAKVNNIYRGDPNLGGSGVYVNLTLKLDESVETLRPNLRSDVQKHLLGVLHRRNNNIGNSVLYVSSPEGAVSALHDLDECQSPELNDCHASATCSNSWGTFHCACEAGLRDPWADQPQRAGRECQSCPDAYCNNRGTCSYNDEGTQTCACDSSHYGAQCEIDGEVLGVAIGASVAAVIIIVLTLVCLIMWSRRWQREQKNAMGSPVFGYMNTAPLKSAGLPQAGYQVTLEDRMRWAQIADVMAQTNHYGAEPIGPTRPSSAMFAYPNLGAIGMGTIGGMSLQSTMQMHPSASLAPPVPLPRLGLGPRANGMRTLENSSSSEEEDRADLLGRNFQVPRPKSRSNGSIANQSGIYYDVDYEPSGNGIGNTSVDHLYGSQNQSVTHSSGNNHIPGPQGIPMSTYTSGRAPSSYYMK from the exons TTGCCCAGCACGATGATATCTCACAGATCTCACCCAAATCCAGCAGCCACAACTCGTCGCCACGTCTCAGCATCGAGAGCACGATGACCGAGTCAAACACCATTCCCGAGAAGGCGCAATCGCTGGCTCACGAAGATAACGAGACGCGAGCACGTGTGGAACGCTCTGCATCACCGATATTGCACGAACAACACTATTCGGGACGCAATGATGTCAGCTACGGGCAGGAGAGCGACAAGGACGTCTCTGCCGGACGCTATTTCCACTACAACATTAAGCCAACGGGCACATATGACAaccaggagcagcaacagcaacccgAGCGCACACAACGCATCAGAGCTGGCAAAACTTTGGCGGCAGCGAATGGCAGCAGCACCGGGAACACTGGCAACCTAGAGACGTCCAGCACCGAGCAGCCTTTTTTAGTGCAAGGGGACCTTCGACCGCCTACGTCGGGGTCCCCTATCAACCCGAACCTGAGCCTGAGTCCGAGCAGTACTGCCACCTCGacggcagtggcagcggcCAGTGCGACACAGGCGCCGCATAGTGCACGCCAGAACGGCAACCCGGACATCCAGGACATCATCACAGGCATCGTGAAGCTACTCAACGGCAACGTCAATGTGCATGCCAACACCCAAGGAGTTGTGCGTCGTCCCTCGGCGAGTCGCATCAATAATCGTGGACCGCCACGCATCGCCGATGTGCAACCTCTGCCCGTGGACTACGAGGCCCAGAAGCCGGGAACTTCAATGCGACCGCCACCGTTTCCCTTCGATCGCCCCGAACGTCCCTTCATCACAGGCGTCCCCATACCCGAGCAGATTGTGCCTGTGCGTCCTGGTTTCGTGAGCAATCGACCGCCTTGGTATCGCAACAAGCCGCGCCCACCGATTACGACCAGCGTCAATGGCAGTCGCCGTCCCTTGCCGCAGTATCAACCACAGCCAGCGCCACAGCTGCCGCCCCAGCGAGCACCCGAACAAACGCCAGCACAATCGGAGGACGTTAAGCAGCCGGAACAGCAGGCACCCGAGACAGCTGGCGATGCATTGGATGCAGTGCAGCCCACGGACACCACTTACGACTCGGAGTTCTCGAACGAAGATGCCAATGCGCAATACATCGAAGTGTCCGATCAAGACACAGAGGGCGGTGGCGAGGTGGAGGACGAACTGCAGCCGCCACCCGAACCAGCGCCAACTGCACCgcccaagaagaagaacaagcaTGAGAAGAAGAAACCGCAGGCTGAATCGCATGTGGGCTACACGACCATCGTAGAGACAAGCTCGGAAGTCAACACTGTCATGAACATGCCTTCCAGCTATGTGGCCATGCCGATGGAGAGCATTAGCCACGAACTGGATCCCTCCACCGAGGAGGTGATCTTTATGACCGCCAATCGTACACCCGGTCTGGAAGCAACCCcatcgacgacgacagcgagcACAACGAGCAGCATTCTAACGTTGCCGCTGAGCGAGCTGCCCGATGTGGCTGCCATTGCACCCACCTCCAATCTGCCCATGATTACCTCTACTACCAGTACCAGCTccactactactactactactaccaCCACCTCATCCACCACCTCAACTACCACCTCAAGTACCACCTCGACAACCAGCACCGAAAAAGCCCCGACAACGCCCAATCCATCAGCTCCGCCCGCTTCCTATCATCCCCGACCCGGCATCGTGCTCGACGATCCCGAATTCAAGCCCGGCGGTCGTCCACGTCCCGCCCAGCGACCACCGCCGCCCCAGCAACCCATACAACCCACTCGACAGCATTTGCCACCAGGCTATGGCGAGATCTTTGATGTGACATTGTCGGCTATTCAGGGACCTGGACCGAAGGGCAGCGGCTCACAGCAGACGATCAATATTAAGCCTTATGGTTCAtatggagctggagctggtgGCGCAGCACAGGCGGACATCATAGTGTCGGCATCAGGTGACGAAGGCTTCGTCTCGATCGATGGCAAACGCACTTACATCAATCTATTTGGTGATCCCACAGATCCGCCCGCGGGCGCTACAACGCCGGCCACACGGTTGCCTCAGCTGCCAGGACAAGCAGCCGCTGGAAATGGAATTGGAAATGGTGGTAGTAGTGGTTCAAGTGGAGGTACTGCACCCAATCATGGTGTCACACAGAGCAGCAGTGGCTATGTGGTGCCCGAGACCGAAGTAGTCGAGTTGCAGCCACAGTCAGGTGGTAATCAGGCACAGAGTAAACCAGCGACAGCGGCCACAACGAATGCGGGACCCACGAGACCACACTATCGCCAACGACCCACGCAACCACCGGTGAGGATTGACACCTGCATTGTGGGCGATGACTCCACCTGTGATCAGGCGCAGCACGAACGCTGCAAGACCGACAACGGCGTCTCCAGCTGTCATTGTCGACCAG GTTATTCGCGTCGCAAGCATCGTGAGCCGTGTCGTCGTGTCATCTCCTTCCATCTGGGCATGCGTGTGGATCGCATCTATGAGCACAGAATCGTCTGGGACAACAAGCTGATGGATCGCAATAGCGAACCTTATGGACAACTGAGCTATGAATCAGTAAGGGCG CTGGACTCTGCCATGTCAATGACACCTTATTCGGATGAGTTCATGGAGGCCAAGGTCAACAATATCTATCGTGGCGATCCCAATCTGGGCGGCAGTGGCGTCTATGTGAATCTCACATTGAAA CTTGATGAGAGCGTGGAGACACTGCGTCCCAATCTGCGCAGCGATGTGCAGAAGCATCTGCTCGGTGTGCTGCATcgtcgcaacaacaacattggcaACTCGGTGCTGTATGTGAGCTCACCTGAAGGCGCAGTCTCTGCGTTGCATGATCTGGACGAATGCCAATCTCCGGAACTGAACGATTGTCACGCCAGTGCCAcgtgcagcaacagctggGGCACCTTCCACTGCGCCTGCGAGGCTGGACTGCGTGATCCCTGGGCTGATCAACCGCAGCGTGCGGGACGGGAGTGTCAGAGCTGTCCGGATGCATACTGCAACAATCGTGGCACCTGCAGCTACAACGACGAGGGCACTCAGACTTGTGCCTGCGATTCCAGTCACTATGGCGCACAGTGTGAGATCGATGGCGAGGTATTGGGCGTGGCTATTGGTGCGTCGGTGGCCGCGGTGATCATCATTGTGCTGACGTTGGTGTGCTTGATCATGTGGTCACGTCGCTGGCAGCGAGAGCAGAAGAATGCCATGGGCTCGCCTGTGTTTGGTTATATGAACACAGCGCCATTGAAGTCAGCAGGTTTACCACAAGCAGGCTATCAGGTGACACTAGAGGATCGCATGCGCTGGGCACAGATAGCCGATGTGATGGCGCAGACGAATCATTACGGG GCGGAACCCATTGGACCCACAAGGCCATCGTCGGCAATGTTTGCCTATCCGAATCTCGGTGCCATAGGCATGGGCACCATTGGTGGCATGTCGCTGCAGAGCACCATGCAAATGCATCCCAGCGCCAGCCTGGCGCCGCCAGTGCCATTACCCAG ACTTGGCCTTGGTCCACGTGCGAATGGAATGCGCACGCTGGAAAACTCCAGCTCCAGCGAGGAGGAGGATCGTGCCGATCTGCTGGGTCGTAACTTTCAAGTGCCACGCCCCAAGAGTCGCAGTAACGGCAGCATTGCG AACCAGTCGGGCATCTACTATGATGTGGACTACGAGCCCTCTGGCAATGGCATTGGCAACACCAGTGTCGATCATCTTTATGGCTCGCAAAATCAATCGGTGACGCATTCGTCGGGTAACAATCATATACCCGGCCCACAGGGCATACCCATGAGCACCTACACCTCGGGTCGTGCCCCAAGCAGTTACTATATGAAGTGA
- the LOC133842522 gene encoding uncharacterized protein LOC133842522 isoform X1, producing the protein MWQRKPQKLTHKNKQSSRSSSNDNDENNKNNNNSKMPSYQRHIWHFSAATVLSISLLLLLHVHTAVAQHDDISQISPKSSSHNSSPRLSIESTMTESNTIPEKAQSLAHEDNETRARVERSASPILHEQHYSGRNDVSYGQESDKDVSAGRYFHYNIKPTGTYDNQEQQQQPERTQRIRAGKTLAAANGSSTGNTGNLETSSTEQPFLVQGDLRPPTSGSPINPNLSLSPSSTATSTAVAAASATQAPHSARQNGNPDIQDIITGIVKLLNGNVNVHANTQGVVRRPSASRINNRGPPRIADVQPLPVDYEAQKPGTSMRPPPFPFDRPERPFITGVPIPEQIVPVRPGFVSNRPPWYRNKPRPPITTSVNGSRRPLPQYQPQPAPQLPPQRAPEQTPAQSEDVKQPEQQAPETAGDALDAVQPTDTTYDSEFSNEDANAQYIEVSDQDTEGGGEVEDELQPPPEPAPTAPPKKKNKHEKKKPQAESHVGYTTIVETSSEVNTVMNMPSSYVAMPMESISHELDPSTEEVIFMTANRTPGLEATPSTTTASTTSSILTLPLSELPDVAAIAPTSNLPMITSTTSTSSTTTTTTTTTSSTTSTTTSSTTSTTSTEKAPTTPNPSAPPASYHPRPGIVLDDPEFKPGGRPRPAQRPPPPQQPIQPTRQHLPPGYGEIFDVTLSAIQGPGPKGSGSQQTINIKPYGSYGAGAGGAAQADIIVSASGDEGFVSIDGKRTYINLFGDPTDPPAGATTPATRLPQLPGQAAAGNGIGNGGSSGSSGGTAPNHGVTQSSSGYVVPETEVVELQPQSGGNQAQSKPATAATTNAGPTRPHYRQRPTQPPVRIDTCIVGDDSTCDQAQHERCKTDNGVSSCHCRPGYSRRKHREPCRRVISFHLGMRVDRIYEHRIVWDNKLMDRNSEPYGQLSYESVRALDSAMSMTPYSDEFMEAKVNNIYRGDPNLGGSGVYVNLTLKLDESVETLRPNLRSDVQKHLLGVLHRRNNNIGNSVLYVSSPEGAVSALHDLDECQSPELNDCHASATCSNSWGTFHCACEAGLRDPWADQPQRAGRECQSCPDAYCNNRGTCSYNDEGTQTCACDSSHYGAQCEIDGEVLGVAIGASVAAVIIIVLTLVCLIMWSRRWQREQKNAMGSPVFGYMNTAPLKSAGLPQAGYQVTLEDRMRWAQIADVMAQTNHYGAEPIGPTRPSSAMFAYPNLGAIGMGTIGGMSLQSTMQMHPSASLAPPVPLPRRLGLGPRANGMRTLENSSSSEEEDRADLLGRNFQVPRPKSRSNGSIANQSGIYYDVDYEPSGNGIGNTSVDHLYGSQNQSVTHSSGNNHIPGPQGIPMSTYTSGRAPSSYYMK; encoded by the exons TTGCCCAGCACGATGATATCTCACAGATCTCACCCAAATCCAGCAGCCACAACTCGTCGCCACGTCTCAGCATCGAGAGCACGATGACCGAGTCAAACACCATTCCCGAGAAGGCGCAATCGCTGGCTCACGAAGATAACGAGACGCGAGCACGTGTGGAACGCTCTGCATCACCGATATTGCACGAACAACACTATTCGGGACGCAATGATGTCAGCTACGGGCAGGAGAGCGACAAGGACGTCTCTGCCGGACGCTATTTCCACTACAACATTAAGCCAACGGGCACATATGACAaccaggagcagcaacagcaacccgAGCGCACACAACGCATCAGAGCTGGCAAAACTTTGGCGGCAGCGAATGGCAGCAGCACCGGGAACACTGGCAACCTAGAGACGTCCAGCACCGAGCAGCCTTTTTTAGTGCAAGGGGACCTTCGACCGCCTACGTCGGGGTCCCCTATCAACCCGAACCTGAGCCTGAGTCCGAGCAGTACTGCCACCTCGacggcagtggcagcggcCAGTGCGACACAGGCGCCGCATAGTGCACGCCAGAACGGCAACCCGGACATCCAGGACATCATCACAGGCATCGTGAAGCTACTCAACGGCAACGTCAATGTGCATGCCAACACCCAAGGAGTTGTGCGTCGTCCCTCGGCGAGTCGCATCAATAATCGTGGACCGCCACGCATCGCCGATGTGCAACCTCTGCCCGTGGACTACGAGGCCCAGAAGCCGGGAACTTCAATGCGACCGCCACCGTTTCCCTTCGATCGCCCCGAACGTCCCTTCATCACAGGCGTCCCCATACCCGAGCAGATTGTGCCTGTGCGTCCTGGTTTCGTGAGCAATCGACCGCCTTGGTATCGCAACAAGCCGCGCCCACCGATTACGACCAGCGTCAATGGCAGTCGCCGTCCCTTGCCGCAGTATCAACCACAGCCAGCGCCACAGCTGCCGCCCCAGCGAGCACCCGAACAAACGCCAGCACAATCGGAGGACGTTAAGCAGCCGGAACAGCAGGCACCCGAGACAGCTGGCGATGCATTGGATGCAGTGCAGCCCACGGACACCACTTACGACTCGGAGTTCTCGAACGAAGATGCCAATGCGCAATACATCGAAGTGTCCGATCAAGACACAGAGGGCGGTGGCGAGGTGGAGGACGAACTGCAGCCGCCACCCGAACCAGCGCCAACTGCACCgcccaagaagaagaacaagcaTGAGAAGAAGAAACCGCAGGCTGAATCGCATGTGGGCTACACGACCATCGTAGAGACAAGCTCGGAAGTCAACACTGTCATGAACATGCCTTCCAGCTATGTGGCCATGCCGATGGAGAGCATTAGCCACGAACTGGATCCCTCCACCGAGGAGGTGATCTTTATGACCGCCAATCGTACACCCGGTCTGGAAGCAACCCcatcgacgacgacagcgagcACAACGAGCAGCATTCTAACGTTGCCGCTGAGCGAGCTGCCCGATGTGGCTGCCATTGCACCCACCTCCAATCTGCCCATGATTACCTCTACTACCAGTACCAGCTccactactactactactactaccaCCACCTCATCCACCACCTCAACTACCACCTCAAGTACCACCTCGACAACCAGCACCGAAAAAGCCCCGACAACGCCCAATCCATCAGCTCCGCCCGCTTCCTATCATCCCCGACCCGGCATCGTGCTCGACGATCCCGAATTCAAGCCCGGCGGTCGTCCACGTCCCGCCCAGCGACCACCGCCGCCCCAGCAACCCATACAACCCACTCGACAGCATTTGCCACCAGGCTATGGCGAGATCTTTGATGTGACATTGTCGGCTATTCAGGGACCTGGACCGAAGGGCAGCGGCTCACAGCAGACGATCAATATTAAGCCTTATGGTTCAtatggagctggagctggtgGCGCAGCACAGGCGGACATCATAGTGTCGGCATCAGGTGACGAAGGCTTCGTCTCGATCGATGGCAAACGCACTTACATCAATCTATTTGGTGATCCCACAGATCCGCCCGCGGGCGCTACAACGCCGGCCACACGGTTGCCTCAGCTGCCAGGACAAGCAGCCGCTGGAAATGGAATTGGAAATGGTGGTAGTAGTGGTTCAAGTGGAGGTACTGCACCCAATCATGGTGTCACACAGAGCAGCAGTGGCTATGTGGTGCCCGAGACCGAAGTAGTCGAGTTGCAGCCACAGTCAGGTGGTAATCAGGCACAGAGTAAACCAGCGACAGCGGCCACAACGAATGCGGGACCCACGAGACCACACTATCGCCAACGACCCACGCAACCACCGGTGAGGATTGACACCTGCATTGTGGGCGATGACTCCACCTGTGATCAGGCGCAGCACGAACGCTGCAAGACCGACAACGGCGTCTCCAGCTGTCATTGTCGACCAG GTTATTCGCGTCGCAAGCATCGTGAGCCGTGTCGTCGTGTCATCTCCTTCCATCTGGGCATGCGTGTGGATCGCATCTATGAGCACAGAATCGTCTGGGACAACAAGCTGATGGATCGCAATAGCGAACCTTATGGACAACTGAGCTATGAATCAGTAAGGGCG CTGGACTCTGCCATGTCAATGACACCTTATTCGGATGAGTTCATGGAGGCCAAGGTCAACAATATCTATCGTGGCGATCCCAATCTGGGCGGCAGTGGCGTCTATGTGAATCTCACATTGAAA CTTGATGAGAGCGTGGAGACACTGCGTCCCAATCTGCGCAGCGATGTGCAGAAGCATCTGCTCGGTGTGCTGCATcgtcgcaacaacaacattggcaACTCGGTGCTGTATGTGAGCTCACCTGAAGGCGCAGTCTCTGCGTTGCATGATCTGGACGAATGCCAATCTCCGGAACTGAACGATTGTCACGCCAGTGCCAcgtgcagcaacagctggGGCACCTTCCACTGCGCCTGCGAGGCTGGACTGCGTGATCCCTGGGCTGATCAACCGCAGCGTGCGGGACGGGAGTGTCAGAGCTGTCCGGATGCATACTGCAACAATCGTGGCACCTGCAGCTACAACGACGAGGGCACTCAGACTTGTGCCTGCGATTCCAGTCACTATGGCGCACAGTGTGAGATCGATGGCGAGGTATTGGGCGTGGCTATTGGTGCGTCGGTGGCCGCGGTGATCATCATTGTGCTGACGTTGGTGTGCTTGATCATGTGGTCACGTCGCTGGCAGCGAGAGCAGAAGAATGCCATGGGCTCGCCTGTGTTTGGTTATATGAACACAGCGCCATTGAAGTCAGCAGGTTTACCACAAGCAGGCTATCAGGTGACACTAGAGGATCGCATGCGCTGGGCACAGATAGCCGATGTGATGGCGCAGACGAATCATTACGGG GCGGAACCCATTGGACCCACAAGGCCATCGTCGGCAATGTTTGCCTATCCGAATCTCGGTGCCATAGGCATGGGCACCATTGGTGGCATGTCGCTGCAGAGCACCATGCAAATGCATCCCAGCGCCAGCCTGGCGCCGCCAGTGCCATTACCCAG AAGACTTGGCCTTGGTCCACGTGCGAATGGAATGCGCACGCTGGAAAACTCCAGCTCCAGCGAGGAGGAGGATCGTGCCGATCTGCTGGGTCGTAACTTTCAAGTGCCACGCCCCAAGAGTCGCAGTAACGGCAGCATTGCG AACCAGTCGGGCATCTACTATGATGTGGACTACGAGCCCTCTGGCAATGGCATTGGCAACACCAGTGTCGATCATCTTTATGGCTCGCAAAATCAATCGGTGACGCATTCGTCGGGTAACAATCATATACCCGGCCCACAGGGCATACCCATGAGCACCTACACCTCGGGTCGTGCCCCAAGCAGTTACTATATGAAGTGA